One part of the Halopenitus persicus genome encodes these proteins:
- a CDS encoding FAD-binding oxidoreductase, producing MHHDCSFLDGLDLEGSVSRGSSDRRNHASDFGTRKGQAVEPDAVAFPESTADVSAILAAANERGVPVTPYAAGTGLEANATPVQGGISLDMTRMDAILEIRPDDLQIDVEPGVIGEAVNEAVAGRGLFFPPLPSSGSISTIGGMIATDASGQQTVKYGEVADWVLELEVVRADGTVLTVGSKAAKTSSGYNLLNLVIGSEGTLGVVTRATLQLAGRPEQIKGGRAVFPTLEDATEAISDVITSGVDVAKLELIDERTARMVNAYADVELPERPMTFVEFHANHGIDEEIDFYRAIVEAHDVAEFAIASGDEMAELWRAREEIAYASEEYDPDREMEGSGDVTVPIGRYPEMIAAVQSVAESYDLFIPCFGHAGDGNLHYGVFADHGDPEEVERARAAHAEIVDRAIELGGTATGEHGIGVGKRKFLEREHGAAGVETMRAVKETLDPNGILNPGKVLPDADGQASASATDGGTKGRTNRK from the coding sequence ATGCACCACGACTGTTCGTTCCTCGACGGTCTCGACCTCGAGGGGTCGGTTTCGCGCGGCAGCTCCGACCGGCGGAACCACGCGAGCGACTTCGGCACCCGGAAGGGGCAGGCGGTCGAACCCGACGCGGTGGCGTTTCCCGAATCGACCGCCGACGTCTCGGCCATCCTGGCGGCGGCCAACGAGCGCGGCGTCCCGGTGACGCCGTACGCGGCCGGAACCGGACTGGAGGCGAACGCGACGCCCGTCCAGGGCGGGATCAGCCTCGACATGACTCGGATGGATGCGATCCTCGAGATCCGTCCCGACGACCTGCAGATCGACGTCGAGCCGGGCGTCATCGGCGAGGCCGTCAACGAGGCGGTGGCCGGGCGCGGGCTCTTCTTCCCGCCGCTACCGTCCTCGGGATCGATCTCGACGATCGGCGGGATGATCGCCACCGACGCCTCGGGCCAGCAGACGGTGAAGTACGGCGAGGTCGCCGACTGGGTGCTCGAGCTCGAGGTCGTTCGTGCCGACGGAACGGTCCTGACGGTCGGCAGCAAGGCGGCCAAGACCTCGAGCGGGTACAACCTGCTGAACCTCGTGATCGGCAGCGAGGGAACGCTCGGGGTCGTCACGCGGGCGACGCTCCAGCTTGCCGGCCGTCCCGAGCAGATCAAGGGTGGTCGCGCAGTCTTCCCGACCCTCGAGGACGCGACCGAGGCGATCTCGGACGTGATCACCTCGGGGGTCGACGTCGCCAAGCTCGAGCTGATCGACGAGCGAACCGCGCGGATGGTCAACGCCTACGCCGACGTCGAGCTGCCGGAACGGCCGATGACGTTCGTCGAGTTCCACGCCAACCACGGGATCGACGAGGAGATCGACTTCTACCGGGCGATCGTCGAGGCGCACGACGTCGCCGAGTTCGCGATCGCGAGCGGCGACGAGATGGCCGAGCTCTGGCGCGCCCGCGAGGAGATCGCCTACGCGAGCGAGGAGTACGACCCCGACCGCGAGATGGAGGGATCCGGCGACGTGACGGTTCCGATCGGACGCTACCCGGAGATGATCGCGGCGGTCCAGTCGGTGGCCGAGTCGTACGACCTGTTCATCCCCTGCTTCGGTCACGCCGGGGACGGGAACCTCCATTACGGCGTGTTCGCGGACCACGGCGACCCGGAAGAGGTCGAGCGAGCGCGGGCTGCCCACGCCGAGATCGTCGACCGGGCGATCGAGCTCGGCGGGACGGCCACCGGCGAGCACGGGATCGGCGTCGGGAAGCGGAAGTTCCTCGAGCGGGAGCACGGGGCGGCGGGCGTGGAGACGATGCGCGCGGTCAAGGAAACGCTCGACCCGAACGGAATCCTGAACCCGGGGAAGGTGCTGCCGGACGCGGACGGTCAGGCGAGCGCCTCGGCGACCGACGGCGGCACGAAGGGTCGAACGAACCGGAAGTAG
- the citZ gene encoding citrate synthase: MSNELKRGLEGVLVAESELSYIDGDVGKLGYRGYAIEDLATQASYEEVLYLLWHGELPTRAELETFAGNLAAERSVDDDVLAAVGDLARSGADPMDALRTAVSMLPTYDPEADADAEDLAATRRQGRRITAKIPTILAAFDRVRRGEEPLDPDDELGYAGNFLYMLTGARPDDVAEETFDMALTLHADHGLNASTFASMVIASTMADIYSSVIGGIGALSGPLHGGANEDVMEMLEEIDASGTDPVEWATAAREDGRRIPGYGHRVYRVKDPRAEILEQRLRDLSASNDDTKWLDYTTAIEEYLADQGLLEEGIAPNVDFYSGSVYDHLGIPTDMYTPIFAMARAGGWIAHVLEYQTDNRLIRPRARYTGRKDVEFVPIDER; this comes from the coding sequence ATGTCAAACGAGCTGAAGCGTGGTTTGGAGGGCGTTCTCGTCGCCGAATCCGAGCTGAGCTACATCGACGGGGACGTCGGCAAGCTCGGATACCGCGGCTACGCCATCGAGGACCTGGCGACGCAGGCCAGCTACGAGGAGGTGCTGTATCTCCTGTGGCACGGCGAGCTACCGACGCGCGCCGAGCTGGAGACGTTCGCCGGGAACCTCGCCGCGGAGCGCTCCGTCGACGACGACGTGCTCGCTGCGGTCGGGGACCTCGCCCGGTCCGGCGCCGATCCCATGGACGCGCTGCGAACGGCGGTCTCGATGCTTCCGACCTACGACCCCGAGGCGGACGCCGATGCCGAGGACCTCGCGGCCACCCGGCGCCAGGGCCGGCGCATCACCGCGAAGATCCCGACGATCCTCGCCGCCTTCGACCGCGTCCGGCGGGGCGAGGAGCCGCTCGACCCGGACGACGAGCTCGGCTACGCCGGAAACTTCCTGTACATGCTGACCGGCGCGCGGCCGGACGACGTCGCCGAGGAGACCTTCGACATGGCGTTGACGCTGCACGCCGACCACGGGCTCAACGCCTCGACGTTCGCTTCGATGGTCATCGCCTCGACGATGGCCGACATCTACTCGTCGGTCATCGGCGGGATCGGTGCCCTCTCGGGACCGCTCCACGGCGGCGCCAACGAGGACGTCATGGAGATGCTCGAGGAGATCGACGCGAGCGGGACCGACCCCGTCGAGTGGGCGACGGCCGCCCGCGAGGATGGACGGCGCATCCCGGGGTACGGCCACCGCGTCTACCGGGTGAAGGATCCGCGAGCCGAGATCCTCGAGCAGCGGCTTCGTGACCTCTCGGCGTCGAACGACGACACGAAGTGGCTCGACTACACGACGGCCATCGAGGAGTATCTCGCCGACCAGGGGCTCCTCGAGGAGGGGATCGCGCCCAACGTCGACTTCTACTCCGGCTCCGTCTACGACCACCTGGGGATCCCGACGGACATGTACACGCCCATCTTCGCGATGGCGCGGGCCGGCGGCTGGATCGCCCACGTCCTCGAGTACCAGACCGACAACCGGCTGATCCGCCCGCGAGCCCGGTACACCGGGCGGAAGGACGTCGAGTTCGTCCCGATCGACGAGCGGTGA
- a CDS encoding stage II sporulation protein M has product MDLSAALTNAVAAYRRRPTDLLPFYVLGTAIPVITRAVTAVGFVAAYAYLEMTGRVGRVRAALAEGDLGSMPDPETDPAAFQRWTDSLSTVLEPLADPVVLGVIAATLAATIALSVVLSAGVSAGQYAACLARLRDDRGTLAGIGGVRAYWPSILGAYLLEVAIWIAATLGAAIAVTVASVVHPVLGVLAALAALLGWTVIVLCTRAVFAFAPVAIVVDDVGVLGGIDAGLGYVRANPADALGYYALTTAALFVVASAGGALALVEAPSLVGLASLLVVAPGLDLVKTGLFGRWREAVDSVDPPDDPLRESVRAGIGRGWSEMTEFVRATLPTHALVVAVAVASFALGWVAAGPFEDVVTASIAARLEGHLPPAAAVEFFANNWTVTLGTAFAGVVLAVPTVVALWFNGFVFGIAFRLETDLLELVAFVIPHGLLEIPALFVAGAVGLQLGRSGWRTWRGSDSRVALADDLERAFRVLVGVGILLLLAGVIEGFVSPYYFRFVRPFVPPSVAEALA; this is encoded by the coding sequence CTACGTGCTCGGGACGGCGATCCCGGTCATCACGCGCGCGGTCACGGCCGTCGGATTCGTGGCCGCCTACGCGTATCTCGAGATGACCGGCCGGGTCGGGCGCGTCCGAGCCGCGCTCGCTGAGGGGGACCTCGGATCGATGCCCGACCCGGAGACCGACCCGGCCGCGTTCCAGCGGTGGACCGACTCCCTGAGCACCGTTCTCGAGCCGCTCGCCGATCCCGTCGTCCTCGGCGTGATCGCCGCGACGCTGGCGGCGACGATCGCGCTCTCGGTCGTCCTCTCGGCGGGCGTCTCGGCCGGCCAGTACGCCGCCTGTCTCGCCCGGCTGCGGGACGACCGGGGCACGCTGGCCGGGATCGGCGGCGTTCGTGCCTACTGGCCCTCGATCCTCGGGGCGTACCTGCTCGAGGTCGCGATCTGGATCGCCGCCACCCTCGGCGCCGCGATCGCCGTCACGGTCGCCTCGGTGGTCCACCCGGTGCTCGGCGTGCTTGCGGCCCTCGCGGCGCTCCTCGGCTGGACGGTCATCGTGCTCTGTACCAGAGCCGTCTTCGCGTTCGCGCCCGTCGCGATCGTCGTCGACGACGTCGGCGTTCTCGGCGGGATCGACGCCGGACTCGGGTACGTCAGGGCGAACCCGGCCGACGCGCTCGGCTACTACGCCCTGACGACCGCCGCGCTGTTCGTCGTGGCTTCAGCGGGCGGCGCCCTCGCGTTGGTGGAGGCCCCGAGCCTCGTCGGTCTCGCGAGCCTGCTCGTGGTGGCACCGGGACTCGATCTCGTCAAGACCGGCCTGTTCGGCCGGTGGCGCGAGGCGGTCGACTCCGTCGACCCGCCGGACGATCCCCTCCGCGAGTCGGTCCGTGCCGGCATCGGTCGCGGTTGGTCGGAGATGACCGAGTTCGTCCGAGCCACCCTCCCGACGCACGCGTTGGTCGTCGCGGTCGCGGTCGCGAGCTTCGCGCTCGGGTGGGTCGCTGCCGGTCCGTTCGAGGACGTGGTCACCGCCTCGATCGCGGCCCGCCTCGAGGGGCATCTCCCACCCGCCGCGGCGGTCGAGTTCTTCGCGAACAACTGGACGGTCACGCTCGGAACCGCCTTCGCCGGCGTCGTCCTCGCGGTCCCGACCGTCGTCGCCCTCTGGTTCAACGGCTTCGTCTTCGGGATCGCCTTCCGGCTGGAGACGGACCTCCTGGAGCTCGTGGCGTTCGTGATCCCGCACGGACTCCTCGAGATCCCGGCGCTGTTCGTCGCCGGCGCGGTCGGCCTGCAGCTCGGCCGGTCGGGCTGGCGGACCTGGCGCGGGAGCGACTCCCGCGTCGCCCTCGCGGACGACCTCGAGCGCGCCTTCCGGGTGCTCGTCGGGGTGGGGATCCTCCTGCTGCTGGCGGGAGTGATCGAGGGCTTCGTGAGCCCGTACTACTTCCGGTTCGTTCGACCCTTCGTGCCGCCGTCGGTCGCCGAGGCGCTCGCCTGA